A single Klebsiella variicola DNA region contains:
- a CDS encoding MarR family winged helix-turn-helix transcriptional regulator, whose amino-acid sequence MQDAHNDYDITDFHGALLDIISVMNQPLRDEQILQAAGVQLEQMLFPLLVAVGRHGPVGVVELADHLGRDYTTVSRQVKKLEAQGLACKQSNRHDRRISEVTLSASGQQMIDSIAVARRRLMNQVLAQWPEEEVQALFRLTRKYADSLQQPS is encoded by the coding sequence ATGCAAGATGCACATAATGACTACGACATTACCGACTTTCACGGCGCGCTACTGGATATCATCAGCGTGATGAACCAGCCGCTGCGCGACGAGCAAATCCTCCAGGCGGCCGGCGTCCAGCTGGAACAGATGCTGTTTCCGCTGCTGGTGGCGGTAGGACGCCATGGCCCGGTGGGAGTTGTTGAGCTGGCGGATCATTTAGGGCGCGATTACACCACCGTCAGCCGCCAGGTGAAAAAACTGGAAGCCCAGGGACTCGCCTGTAAGCAATCTAACCGTCATGACCGACGGATCAGCGAAGTGACGCTTAGCGCCAGCGGACAACAGATGATCGACAGTATTGCGGTAGCGCGGCGGCGGTTAATGAATCAGGTGCTGGCGCAGTGGCCGGAAGAGGAGGTGCAAGCGCTGTTTCGCTTAACGCGCAAATACGCCGACAGTTTGCAGCAACCGAGCTAA
- a CDS encoding tartrate dehydrogenase: MRHYKIAAIPADGIGPEVISAGIEVLHALTRHDPQLKFDIETFDWGSDYYKKHGVMMPEEGLNMLKAFDAIYFGAVGAPDVPDHITLWGLRLPICQGFDQYANVRPTKILPGVTSPLRNRGPGDLDWVIVRENSEGEYSGNGGRTHRGLPEEVGTEVAIFTRVGVTRIMRYAFRLAQSRPRKLLTVVTKSNAQRHGMVMWDEIAAEVAQEFPDVQWDKMLVDAMTHRMTLHPQTLDTIVATNLHADILSDLAGALAGSLGVAPTANIDPERRFPSMFEPIHGSAFDITGKGIANPIATFWTAVQMLEHLGERHAAALIMESIEYVCEKGILTPDVGGSANTAEVTRAVVHYIDAKADIAETA; this comes from the coding sequence ATGCGTCACTACAAAATTGCTGCCATCCCTGCGGACGGTATCGGACCGGAAGTCATTTCGGCAGGTATTGAAGTCTTGCACGCGCTGACGCGCCACGATCCGCAACTGAAATTTGATATAGAGACCTTTGACTGGGGGTCAGACTATTACAAAAAACATGGCGTGATGATGCCGGAAGAAGGACTGAACATGCTGAAAGCATTCGATGCCATTTACTTCGGCGCGGTGGGGGCACCGGATGTCCCTGACCACATCACACTCTGGGGCCTGCGGCTGCCTATTTGCCAGGGCTTTGACCAGTACGCCAATGTGCGACCCACCAAAATTCTGCCGGGCGTCACCTCACCGCTGCGCAACCGCGGGCCTGGCGATCTTGACTGGGTCATCGTGCGCGAAAACTCCGAAGGTGAATATTCTGGTAACGGCGGCCGTACGCACCGTGGTTTACCTGAAGAAGTCGGTACCGAAGTGGCAATCTTTACCCGTGTTGGGGTGACACGCATTATGCGCTATGCCTTCAGACTGGCGCAGTCCCGTCCACGTAAGCTGCTGACCGTGGTGACCAAATCCAACGCCCAGCGCCATGGTATGGTGATGTGGGATGAGATTGCCGCTGAAGTGGCGCAGGAATTCCCGGATGTGCAGTGGGACAAAATGTTGGTCGATGCCATGACGCACCGTATGACGTTGCATCCCCAGACCCTGGATACCATCGTTGCCACCAATCTGCACGCCGATATCCTTTCCGATCTGGCTGGCGCGCTGGCGGGTAGTCTGGGCGTAGCGCCGACCGCGAATATTGATCCTGAACGCCGCTTCCCTTCCATGTTCGAACCGATCCATGGTTCCGCATTCGATATCACCGGCAAAGGGATTGCGAACCCCATTGCCACTTTCTGGACCGCGGTACAGATGCTTGAACATCTGGGCGAACGCCATGCCGCTGCGCTGATTATGGAAAGCATTGAGTATGTGTGTGAAAAAGGCATTCTGACGCCAGATGTCGGTGGCTCAGCCAATACCGCGGAGGTGACACGCGCCGTGGTGCACTACATTGACGCTAAAGCTGACATTGCCGAGACCGCATAA
- the trpA gene encoding tryptophan synthase subunit alpha codes for MERYETLFAQLKNRQEGAFVPFVTLGDPGPEQSLKIIDALIEGGADALELGIPFSDPLADGPTIQGAALRAFAAGVTPAQCFEMLAAIRQKHPTIPIGLLMYANLVFSPGIDAFYAQCARVGVDSVLVADVPVEESAPFRQAAMRHNIAPIFICPPNADDDLLRQIASYGRGYTYLLSRAGVTGAENRAALPLHHLVEKLAEYHAAPPLQGFGISAPEQVSAAIDAGAAGAISGSAIVKIIERHLDEPQTMLDELKAFVQSLKAATKTA; via the coding sequence ATGGAACGCTATGAGACGCTGTTTGCCCAACTGAAAAATCGCCAGGAAGGCGCCTTCGTTCCCTTTGTCACCCTCGGCGATCCGGGACCGGAGCAGTCGCTCAAAATTATCGATGCGCTGATCGAAGGCGGCGCCGATGCCCTTGAGCTGGGGATCCCTTTCTCCGACCCGCTGGCGGACGGCCCGACCATTCAGGGCGCGGCCCTGCGCGCCTTCGCCGCGGGAGTGACCCCGGCGCAGTGCTTTGAGATGCTGGCGGCGATCCGCCAGAAGCATCCGACCATCCCAATCGGCCTGCTGATGTACGCCAACCTCGTCTTCAGCCCGGGCATCGATGCGTTCTATGCCCAGTGCGCCCGCGTCGGCGTCGACTCGGTGCTGGTGGCCGACGTGCCGGTGGAAGAGTCCGCCCCGTTCCGCCAGGCGGCGATGCGCCATAACATCGCGCCGATTTTCATCTGCCCGCCCAATGCGGATGACGATTTACTGCGCCAGATTGCTTCTTATGGCCGCGGCTACACCTATCTGCTGTCGCGCGCCGGAGTGACGGGTGCGGAAAATCGCGCCGCACTGCCGCTGCACCACCTGGTGGAGAAGCTGGCGGAATATCACGCCGCGCCGCCGCTGCAGGGCTTTGGTATCTCCGCGCCGGAGCAGGTGAGCGCCGCCATTGACGCCGGGGCCGCCGGGGCTATCTCCGGTTCCGCCATCGTCAAAATCATCGAACGCCACCTCGATGAGCCGCAGACCATGCTCGACGAACTGAAAGCCTTCGTCCAGAGCCTGAAGGCGGCGACCAAAACCGCCTGA
- the ybiX gene encoding PKHD-type hydroxylase YbiX yields MMYHIPDVLSADQVAEFTRQLAQAEWVDGRVTVGSQGAAVKQNQQIDTRTPLYARLQAAVLDALRGHPQFFSAALPRTISAPLFNRYGPGETYGFHVDGAVRQNGEAGWMRTDLSATLFLCEPESYEGGELVIEDTYGQHRVKLPAGHLVLYPASSLHCVTPVTRGVRQASFLWIQSMVRDDKQRAMLYDLDRTIQSLKARFGDGEEVLSLLNMYHNLLRQWTEV; encoded by the coding sequence ATGATGTATCACATTCCTGACGTGCTATCGGCAGACCAGGTGGCGGAATTTACCCGGCAGCTGGCGCAGGCCGAGTGGGTCGACGGACGGGTTACGGTGGGCAGCCAGGGGGCGGCCGTCAAACAGAACCAACAGATCGATACCCGTACGCCGCTGTATGCCCGCCTGCAAGCCGCCGTGCTCGACGCGCTGCGCGGCCACCCGCAGTTTTTTTCCGCCGCGCTGCCGCGGACGATTTCCGCACCGTTGTTTAACCGCTATGGGCCAGGGGAGACCTACGGTTTTCATGTCGATGGCGCCGTTCGCCAGAACGGCGAGGCGGGCTGGATGCGCACTGACCTGTCAGCGACGCTGTTTCTTTGCGAGCCGGAGAGCTATGAGGGCGGTGAACTGGTGATTGAAGACACCTATGGCCAGCACCGGGTGAAGCTCCCGGCCGGGCATCTGGTGCTCTATCCCGCCAGCAGCCTGCACTGCGTCACCCCGGTTACCCGCGGCGTACGTCAGGCCTCTTTCCTGTGGATCCAGTCGATGGTCCGCGACGATAAGCAGCGCGCGATGCTTTACGACCTGGACCGCACCATCCAGTCTCTGAAGGCCCGCTTTGGCGACGGAGAAGAGGTCCTCTCCCTGCTCAACATGTATCACAACCTGCTGCGCCAGTGGACGGAAGTGTGA
- a CDS encoding catecholate siderophore receptor Fiu, with the protein MEKNASLPFGSFNSLALFTGLCLGASPATGTAAEKSVKNSEETLVVEATPPSLYSPGASADPKFNKPLVDTTRTITVIPEQVIKDQGVTNLTDALKNVPGVGAFYAGENGSSTTGDAIYMRGVDTSNSIYVDGIRDIGSVTRDTFNTQQVEVIKGPAGTDYGRSAPSGSINMISKQPRLDSGIDGSASIGSAWSRRGTLDLNQAFSDNAAFRLNLMGEKTHDAGRDRIENERYGIAPSLAFGLDTPTRLYLNYLHVRQNNTPDGGIPTVGLPGYSAPSPKYAALNSAGKVDTNNFYGTDSDYDKSTTDSGTLRFEHDLTDNTTVRNTTRWSRVKQEYLLTAVMGGASNITAPDINDVNTWSWSRLVNTKDVSNRILTNQTNITSTFNTGSIGHDVSAGVEFTRENQTNYGVNAMTAPAVNLYHPVSNLSIGGLDRNGANANGQTDTFGIYAFDTLTLTERIEVNGGLRLDNYHTKYDSATACGGSGRGAIACPPGQSTGSPVTTVDTAKSGNLVNWKAGALYRLTEQGNVYVNYAISQQPPGGSSFALAASGSGNSANRTDFKPQKAKSSELGTKWQIFNNRLLLSAALFRTDIENEVAANDDGTWSQYGKKRVEGYELSATGNLTPDWTIIAGYTQQHATVTEGQNVAQDGSSALAYTPKHAFTLWTQYQATSDLSVGGGVRYVGSLRRGSDGAVGTPDHTEGYWVADAKLGYRVNSNLDLQLNMYNLFDTDYVASINKSGYRYHPGEPRTFMLTANVHF; encoded by the coding sequence ATGGAAAAAAACGCTTCTCTGCCGTTTGGCAGTTTCAACTCATTGGCATTGTTTACGGGTCTGTGTCTGGGGGCCTCACCGGCAACGGGCACCGCAGCGGAAAAATCAGTCAAAAATAGTGAAGAGACGCTGGTGGTGGAAGCCACTCCGCCCTCACTCTACTCTCCCGGCGCCTCCGCCGATCCCAAGTTCAATAAACCGCTGGTCGATACCACCCGCACCATCACCGTGATCCCGGAACAGGTGATTAAAGATCAGGGCGTCACCAACCTGACTGACGCCCTCAAAAACGTCCCCGGCGTCGGGGCGTTTTATGCCGGCGAGAATGGCAGTTCAACCACCGGGGATGCCATCTACATGCGCGGCGTGGATACCTCTAACAGCATCTATGTGGACGGCATCCGCGACATCGGCAGTGTGACGCGCGATACCTTCAATACCCAGCAGGTGGAAGTCATCAAAGGACCCGCCGGCACGGACTATGGCCGCAGCGCGCCCTCCGGATCGATCAATATGATCAGCAAGCAGCCGCGCCTTGACTCCGGGATCGACGGTTCGGCCAGCATCGGCAGCGCCTGGTCGCGTCGGGGAACGCTCGACCTGAACCAGGCGTTTAGCGACAACGCCGCGTTCCGTCTGAACCTGATGGGGGAAAAAACTCATGACGCCGGTCGGGACCGCATTGAAAACGAACGCTATGGCATCGCGCCATCGCTGGCCTTCGGACTCGATACCCCAACTCGTCTGTATCTGAACTATCTGCACGTCCGGCAGAACAACACCCCGGATGGCGGGATCCCCACCGTCGGCCTGCCGGGCTATTCGGCACCTTCGCCGAAATATGCCGCGCTCAATTCCGCCGGGAAGGTGGATACCAACAATTTCTATGGCACCGACTCCGATTATGATAAATCCACCACCGACAGCGGCACCCTGCGCTTCGAACACGATCTGACGGACAATACCACCGTGCGCAATACCACCCGTTGGTCGCGGGTGAAACAGGAGTATCTTTTGACCGCGGTGATGGGCGGCGCGAGCAATATCACCGCCCCCGATATCAATGACGTCAACACCTGGAGCTGGTCGCGTCTGGTTAATACCAAAGATGTCAGCAACCGCATTCTGACCAACCAGACCAATATCACCTCGACCTTCAATACCGGCTCGATAGGCCATGACGTCAGCGCCGGCGTGGAGTTTACCCGGGAAAACCAGACCAACTATGGCGTTAACGCCATGACCGCGCCGGCGGTGAATCTCTACCATCCGGTGAGCAACCTGTCGATTGGCGGGCTGGACAGAAACGGGGCGAACGCCAACGGCCAGACCGATACCTTCGGGATTTATGCCTTCGATACGCTGACGCTGACCGAACGGATTGAGGTCAACGGCGGGCTACGTCTCGACAATTATCATACTAAATATGACAGCGCCACCGCCTGCGGCGGCAGCGGACGCGGGGCTATCGCCTGCCCGCCCGGCCAGTCGACGGGCAGCCCGGTCACCACCGTGGATACCGCCAAATCCGGCAATCTGGTTAACTGGAAAGCCGGGGCACTGTACCGCTTAACCGAGCAGGGCAATGTCTACGTCAACTACGCCATCTCACAGCAGCCGCCGGGGGGCAGCAGTTTCGCCCTGGCCGCCAGCGGTAGCGGCAACAGCGCCAACCGAACCGACTTTAAGCCACAGAAGGCGAAATCCAGCGAGCTGGGCACCAAGTGGCAAATCTTCAACAACCGTCTGCTGCTCAGCGCGGCGTTATTCCGTACCGATATTGAAAACGAAGTGGCCGCCAACGATGACGGAACCTGGTCGCAGTACGGCAAAAAGCGCGTGGAGGGGTATGAGCTCTCCGCGACCGGAAACCTGACCCCGGACTGGACGATCATCGCCGGCTACACGCAGCAGCATGCGACGGTGACGGAGGGGCAGAATGTGGCGCAGGATGGTTCTTCCGCGCTGGCCTACACTCCGAAACATGCCTTTACGCTGTGGACGCAGTATCAGGCCACCAGCGATTTGTCCGTCGGCGGCGGTGTGCGCTATGTCGGAAGCCTGCGCCGGGGCAGCGATGGCGCGGTCGGTACCCCGGATCACACCGAGGGCTACTGGGTCGCCGACGCCAAACTGGGCTATCGGGTCAACAGCAACCTCGATCTGCAGCTCAATATGTACAACCTGTTTGATACCGATTACGTGGCCTCCATCAACAAGAGCGGCTATCGCTATCATCCGGGCGAACCCCGTACCTTTATGCTGACGGCGAACGTCCACTTCTGA
- a CDS encoding MFS transporter: MNNDLEKKVMRKVTLRIIPFIMLLYFIAFLDRVNIGFAALTMNQDLGFSPTVFGLGAGIFFLGYFLFEVPSNLILHKVGARIWIARVMITWGFVSGCMAFVQGTTSFYILRFLLGVAEAGFFPGIILYLSYWFPAARRAQVTAIFMAAAPLSTALGSPVSAALLEMHGFLGYAGWQWMFVLEALPALVLGVVVLFFLTDRPAKAKWLTDQERAWLENTMHAEERARAAKQSHSSAWRGLADIRVLALALVYFGTSAGLYTLGIWSPQIIRSFGASSLEIGFLNAFPAVIGVIAMILWARHSDRTKERSWHVIGACLLAVAGLIYAGNVSTLFTVMLALTLVTVGISASKPPLWSMPTLFLSGPAAAAGIAAINSIGNLGGFVGPMMIGVIREQTGSYSWGLYFVAGLLALSALVVVILSARANKSPTAELPHPHTH; the protein is encoded by the coding sequence ATGAATAACGACCTCGAAAAGAAGGTGATGCGCAAAGTTACCCTGCGCATTATTCCTTTCATCATGCTGCTGTACTTCATTGCCTTCCTTGACCGCGTCAATATTGGCTTTGCCGCCCTGACCATGAACCAGGACCTGGGGTTTTCACCCACCGTTTTTGGGCTGGGCGCCGGCATTTTCTTCCTGGGTTACTTTCTGTTTGAGGTGCCGTCAAACTTAATTCTCCATAAAGTGGGTGCCCGTATCTGGATCGCCCGCGTCATGATCACCTGGGGGTTCGTCTCTGGCTGCATGGCTTTTGTGCAGGGCACGACGAGCTTCTACATTCTGCGTTTTCTGCTCGGCGTGGCGGAAGCCGGTTTCTTCCCGGGTATCATTCTCTATCTCAGCTACTGGTTTCCTGCCGCCAGGCGTGCGCAGGTCACTGCCATCTTTATGGCCGCAGCTCCCCTGTCGACAGCACTGGGATCGCCGGTTTCGGCCGCACTGCTGGAGATGCATGGCTTCCTTGGCTACGCCGGCTGGCAGTGGATGTTTGTACTGGAAGCTTTGCCGGCGCTGGTGCTCGGTGTTGTGGTTCTGTTCTTCCTGACGGATCGTCCGGCCAAGGCCAAATGGCTGACTGATCAAGAGCGTGCCTGGCTGGAAAACACCATGCATGCCGAGGAGCGGGCGCGGGCGGCAAAACAGAGCCATTCCAGCGCATGGCGGGGACTGGCGGATATACGCGTCCTGGCGCTGGCGCTGGTCTATTTCGGTACCTCCGCCGGGCTGTATACGCTTGGCATCTGGTCCCCGCAGATTATTCGCAGTTTCGGTGCTTCCTCGCTGGAGATTGGTTTCCTGAACGCTTTTCCGGCGGTGATCGGCGTCATCGCCATGATCCTCTGGGCGCGTCATTCCGATCGAACCAAAGAGCGCAGCTGGCACGTCATTGGCGCCTGCCTGCTGGCGGTTGCCGGGCTGATATACGCCGGTAACGTCAGCACATTGTTTACCGTGATGCTTGCCTTAACGCTGGTCACTGTGGGGATTAGCGCATCAAAACCCCCTCTGTGGAGCATGCCAACCCTGTTCCTCAGCGGCCCGGCTGCGGCCGCTGGCATTGCCGCTATCAACTCCATCGGCAACCTCGGCGGTTTCGTCGGCCCGATGATGATTGGCGTGATCCGCGAGCAAACCGGTAGCTACAGCTGGGGCCTGTATTTTGTCGCCGGATTGCTGGCGCTCTCGGCCCTCGTGGTCGTGATTCTTTCTGCCAGAGCGAACAAATCACCGACGGCAGAGCTTCCACATCCTCATACTCATTAA
- a CDS encoding glycerate kinase type-2 family protein — MNNEQAAEILQDIFQHAVNSARAGPVTLANLPEKPRGRCVVIGAGKASAAMAAAVDAAWPDVAVSGVVVTRYGYAVPAGRIRIIEAAHPVSDAMSEVAAMLIVETLRGLTADDLVLALISGGGSALMALPAPGLTLADKQTITRALLHSGASIKEMNLVRRHLSAVKGGKLATMAQPARIVSLIISDVPGDDPTDVASGPTVADNSAPRDALRVLQRYGIAIPKPVSERLNQPAGPVENAATGEVRLIATPAMALAAAGLAARQHGLTPLILGDAIEGESREVAVVMAGMAKSAKQYGHPISGPAVLLSGGETTVTVNNTPPGKGGRNTEFLLSLACALQGEHGIWAMAGDSDGIDGTEDAAGAIVFPDTLARGKLSGLNAVQYLDGHDSYCYFHALNDLLITGPTLTNVNDIRAILIA; from the coding sequence ATGAATAACGAACAGGCTGCAGAGATCCTGCAGGATATCTTTCAACATGCGGTCAACAGTGCCCGCGCCGGGCCGGTGACCCTGGCTAACCTGCCGGAAAAACCTCGCGGCCGTTGTGTGGTGATCGGTGCGGGTAAAGCGTCCGCGGCAATGGCGGCTGCCGTGGATGCGGCCTGGCCGGATGTGGCGGTGTCGGGCGTGGTGGTGACGCGTTACGGTTACGCGGTTCCTGCGGGCCGCATCCGCATTATTGAGGCGGCTCATCCCGTATCAGATGCCATGAGCGAGGTTGCCGCAATGCTGATTGTGGAGACGCTGCGCGGTTTAACTGCCGATGATCTGGTGCTGGCATTGATTTCAGGGGGAGGATCGGCGCTGATGGCGCTGCCCGCCCCGGGGTTAACGCTGGCAGATAAGCAGACCATCACCCGGGCCCTGCTCCATAGCGGGGCCAGCATCAAAGAGATGAATCTGGTACGTCGTCATCTCTCAGCGGTGAAAGGCGGAAAGCTGGCGACCATGGCGCAACCAGCGCGCATCGTATCACTGATTATCAGCGATGTGCCTGGCGATGATCCGACGGACGTAGCGTCTGGCCCCACCGTTGCCGATAACAGCGCACCACGTGATGCGCTCCGGGTACTGCAGCGGTATGGCATTGCGATCCCGAAGCCCGTTAGCGAACGGCTAAACCAGCCGGCCGGCCCGGTGGAAAACGCCGCGACAGGCGAGGTCAGGCTTATCGCCACGCCGGCGATGGCGTTAGCGGCGGCGGGGCTGGCCGCACGACAACATGGGCTCACCCCCCTTATTTTGGGGGATGCGATAGAAGGTGAAAGCAGGGAAGTGGCGGTGGTCATGGCCGGTATGGCGAAATCGGCGAAGCAGTATGGTCACCCGATTTCAGGGCCTGCTGTACTGTTGTCAGGTGGCGAAACCACGGTGACAGTAAACAACACTCCGCCTGGAAAAGGGGGCCGCAATACCGAGTTTTTACTCAGTCTGGCCTGTGCGCTCCAGGGGGAACACGGTATCTGGGCCATGGCGGGAGATAGCGATGGTATTGATGGCACAGAAGATGCCGCAGGTGCGATCGTCTTCCCGGATACGCTTGCGCGCGGCAAGCTGAGCGGTCTTAATGCAGTGCAATATCTGGATGGCCATGATAGTTACTGCTATTTTCACGCGCTTAATGATTTGCTGATCACCGGCCCGACGTTAACCAACGTCAATGATATTCGGGCAATATTGATTGCCTGA
- the ompW gene encoding outer membrane protein OmpW, whose protein sequence is MKKLAAAALILSTLSTGSVWAHEAGEFFIRAGTATVRPTEGSDNVLGSLGSFNVSNNTQLGLTFTYMATDNIGVELLAATPFRHKVGTGPTGTIATVHQLPPTLMAQWYFGDAQSKVRPYVGAGINYTTFFNEDFNDTGKAAGLSDLSLKDSWGAAGQVGLDYLINRDWLLNMSVWYMDIDTDVKFKAGGVDQKVSTRLDPWVFMFSAGYRF, encoded by the coding sequence ATGAAGAAGTTAGCAGCGGCGGCATTAATTCTTAGCACGCTTTCCACCGGCAGCGTCTGGGCGCATGAAGCGGGTGAATTTTTCATTCGTGCCGGGACCGCCACCGTCCGACCGACGGAGGGCTCTGACAATGTGTTAGGCAGCCTTGGCAGTTTCAACGTCAGTAACAATACCCAACTGGGTTTAACCTTTACCTATATGGCCACCGATAACATCGGCGTGGAGCTGCTGGCGGCAACGCCGTTCCGCCATAAGGTCGGCACCGGGCCAACCGGGACTATCGCCACCGTCCATCAGTTGCCGCCCACCCTGATGGCGCAGTGGTACTTTGGCGATGCGCAAAGCAAGGTGCGCCCGTACGTGGGGGCGGGTATTAACTACACCACCTTCTTTAATGAAGACTTTAACGATACCGGCAAGGCGGCCGGGCTTTCCGATCTGAGCCTGAAGGACTCCTGGGGCGCGGCGGGGCAGGTCGGCCTCGATTATCTGATTAACCGTGACTGGCTGCTGAATATGTCGGTGTGGTACATGGATATCGACACCGATGTGAAATTCAAAGCCGGCGGCGTGGACCAGAAAGTCAGCACCCGTCTGGATCCGTGGGTGTTTATGTTCTCCGCGGGTTATCGATTTTAA
- a CDS encoding LysR family transcriptional regulator, with amino-acid sequence MDINQLRCFVVLGDELHFGRAARKLEMMPASLSRFIKLLEDDLGIRLLNRSTRNVSLTPEGAAFLNEAKTVIADFDALRQRFRKNSLLQKRTLRIGAIDSAAKGLLPELLNLFVRRFPEADIHLTEDKSHKLIPRLISGWLDVVFVRPPEHIDAMLTTRFIANETCVLAVPTNHRLVSYDEVSIDDFRHEPVILPERRTRRHSHDLTMNIFKEGGSMPVIAQYAEEKQTILSFVAAGLGIALVPASYKDMNADGVKYLALTPKKHIEGLPLSAMWHQGNNNIYVRSLLEILSDNIDELTRDL; translated from the coding sequence ATGGATATAAATCAGCTACGTTGCTTTGTGGTATTAGGTGATGAGCTTCACTTTGGCCGGGCTGCCCGTAAACTCGAAATGATGCCTGCGTCACTGAGTCGCTTCATCAAACTGCTGGAAGATGATTTGGGGATCAGGCTACTGAATCGATCGACCCGCAACGTGTCGCTAACACCTGAAGGCGCCGCCTTTTTAAATGAGGCCAAAACGGTCATTGCTGATTTCGATGCGCTACGGCAGCGATTCCGGAAAAATAGCCTGTTGCAGAAAAGAACGTTGCGGATCGGGGCTATCGACAGCGCAGCCAAAGGATTACTTCCTGAATTGCTTAATCTTTTCGTCAGGCGTTTTCCTGAAGCAGATATTCATCTTACAGAAGATAAATCTCACAAACTTATCCCCCGACTCATTTCAGGGTGGCTGGATGTGGTTTTTGTGCGCCCGCCGGAACACATTGATGCCATGCTGACAACGCGATTTATCGCCAATGAAACTTGCGTGCTCGCCGTGCCCACTAACCACCGGCTGGTCAGTTATGATGAAGTCAGTATCGATGACTTTCGGCACGAGCCTGTTATCTTGCCGGAAAGACGCACCCGGCGTCACAGCCATGACCTGACAATGAATATTTTCAAGGAAGGTGGCAGCATGCCTGTTATCGCGCAGTATGCTGAAGAGAAGCAGACTATCCTGAGTTTTGTTGCCGCAGGACTCGGCATTGCTCTGGTGCCTGCGTCCTATAAAGACATGAATGCGGACGGCGTGAAATACCTTGCGCTCACGCCCAAAAAACATATCGAAGGCCTTCCCCTCAGCGCGATGTGGCATCAGGGAAATAACAATATCTATGTACGATCCCTGCTGGAGATACTTTCCGACAACATCGACGAGCTGACCCGTGATTTGTGA
- a CDS encoding quinone oxidoreductase family protein has translation MKAAVVFDLAEGPVWADFIDPQPAPGQTIIDVRAAALSHVVKARASGRHYSFDGNLPFVPGIDGVGTTPQGQRVYFAFPTVPFGSMAQQAPVALQSCLPVPDALDDVSAAAMANPGMSAWASLVTRAQIQAGETVLINGATGSAGQLAVQIARYLGAKRIIATGRNAQTLAALDADECIQLTADDKTLSGQFSATSAAQIDVVIDYLWGHSAEVLLPALAKYTPAGRPVRYVQVGSLAGADIALNGAVLRSAPLVLMGSGIGSLSMPQLLAATGEMLQAAVPGKFTIATTPRPLQEIAAAWPRDDSQKRTVFTLG, from the coding sequence ATGAAAGCAGCCGTGGTTTTTGACCTCGCAGAAGGCCCGGTTTGGGCCGATTTTATCGACCCGCAGCCCGCGCCCGGCCAGACGATCATTGACGTCCGCGCCGCCGCGCTGAGCCATGTGGTTAAGGCCCGCGCATCCGGACGCCATTACAGCTTCGACGGCAATCTGCCCTTTGTGCCCGGTATCGATGGCGTCGGCACCACACCTCAGGGCCAGCGCGTCTATTTCGCCTTCCCCACCGTCCCCTTCGGCAGTATGGCGCAGCAGGCGCCGGTTGCCCTGCAGAGTTGCCTGCCGGTGCCGGATGCGCTCGATGATGTTAGCGCCGCGGCGATGGCCAATCCCGGCATGTCCGCGTGGGCGTCTCTGGTGACTCGCGCCCAGATCCAGGCCGGTGAAACGGTGCTGATTAACGGCGCCACCGGCAGCGCCGGTCAGTTGGCGGTGCAGATTGCCCGCTATCTGGGAGCGAAAAGAATCATTGCAACCGGACGGAATGCGCAGACGCTGGCGGCGCTGGACGCCGATGAGTGTATTCAGTTAACCGCTGATGATAAAACCTTGAGCGGGCAATTTTCAGCGACCAGCGCTGCGCAGATTGACGTGGTCATCGATTACCTGTGGGGACACAGCGCGGAAGTGTTATTGCCGGCCCTGGCGAAATATACCCCAGCCGGCAGACCGGTGCGCTATGTGCAGGTGGGGTCCCTGGCTGGCGCCGATATCGCGTTAAATGGCGCAGTTCTGCGTTCCGCACCGCTCGTGCTGATGGGCAGCGGTATCGGTAGCCTGTCGATGCCGCAGCTGCTGGCGGCGACAGGTGAAATGCTGCAGGCGGCGGTGCCGGGTAAATTCACCATCGCCACCACCCCGCGGCCGCTGCAGGAGATCGCGGCGGCCTGGCCGCGGGACGACAGTCAGAAGCGTACGGTTTTCACCCTCGGATAA